The Anolis carolinensis isolate JA03-04 chromosome 2, rAnoCar3.1.pri, whole genome shotgun sequence genome contains the following window.
cccagagatccctccgttctgaggaccaaaacctgttggaagtccccagttttaagaccttgcatctaacagcaactagacggagagccttttcagcagtggcgccatctctctggaacaccttgccacctgaagtccgtgccttgcgggacttgtcggctttccgcagggcatgtaagacacacctgttttagcaggcctttgagttctgttagatgttttaaaaggtgcttttaggatgttaagatgtttttaaagatgttttaaagatgttttaagatgtttttaaattgttgattttagccggtttttgtaagccgccccgagccctaggggagtggcggcatataagtttgaaaaataaataaacaaataaataaatacaagaggAATTGTTGGGAAACAGACTGTGGAAGGAGTCAGAAAAAACTTCTTTCACCTTGAAGCTTCTGGAGGTATCATGAAGACAGATAAGTAAGAGTTGTTTTGTAAATAACAGCTGTCCTAAACCAAAAGATTTTGGATAAACTGTTAGCCAGGTTTGGTCTCAACGCGAGTGCCATCTACTGGCTCATGGTTGTATAATTTCATTGTGTTGAACAGCACCAAAACAAAGACATAATGTTTTCTTGTGAATTTTGTGTCTCCTCAGCATGCAGACTTGTGGTTTCAAGGCCCCACTTATTATGGAAGAGGGCTAACCTGAAACaatgagttatcaagttatcAAATGTTACTAACCAcaaccatatacctcacaacttctgaggatgcctgccatacatgtgggtgaaacgtcaggagggaatgcttttggaacatggccatacagcccggaaaacacacaacaactcttttactaaccattttgtagtaaaggtaaaagttttcccgacattaagtctagtcatgtccgactctgggggttggtggtcatctcagtttttaagctgaagagctggtgttgtctgtagatgcctccaaggtcatgtggctggcataactatatggagtgctgttactttcctgccagagcgatacctattgatctactcacatgtgcatattttcaaactgctaggttggccaaagccggggctaacagcgggagctcattccactccccagatttgaaccgccagcctttcagtcagcaagttcagcagctcagcagtttaacctgctaagACACTGGGgcccattttgagccagaaacaaatctaaaaaaataaTTCTGCAAATGGAGAATTAGGCCTTATGTTTCAGGGTTGTGTAGTTGTAccatgttgccatcatgaaatatactgctttgaaattgaggCCATAATTTTGAATCACTTGTATATTGGGGCATTGTTGGCACAGAGAGAAATGTCATATTGTGAATGGCTGAGTCTAGGATCTGTTTGTATGCAGGGAGAGGCATCTAATGCAATACTTTGAAACTCTATACCCCACTCTTTCAAGTGGTAAAagtttcattcatgggtggtttgtgatggcaaagatatagtgatttcaagttgggtccatctttttgaaaaaaCCTGTGCTTTTGCATTGGACAAAGAAAATAGTGTTTATGAAGGGGATTGAATgtctgacaataataataacaacaacaacaacaacaacaacaactactactactactactactttatttttataccccaccaccatctccctgaagggactcagagcggcttacatataGAACAGTAAGTCCAaaagacataaaagcaaacaatccattaaaacaaaaccaccactaaaataaaataaaataaaataagacatcataaataaatacaataatccGTGTATACACAATTAAGCATAAGAGAAAACAACAGCATTGAGGCTCCATCAGAGTATGTTCAGTGAAAAACCGATGAACAAGGTGCCAAAATGAATGTGATAAATAGCAAGCTATAAAAGGGTCAGGCATGGGACCTGAGAGTGCAAAACAGCGTATGATAGGGCCGGGGAAATGAATAAGCTGCAGAGAACATAGTACTATCTGGCAACCTAGGGATTGGGGATTTATGAATAGGGATTAATTGTTCTCAAATTCTCTGGAATGAGTGAACTGTTTATTGTACCAGCCACTGGCtataatatctaataatataCAACCTTAAAAGTACAATGAGCACTTtccaatacaaacattaaaacttattttatatgctggctctttaaaattacagtagcagtgacatgataacaataacaatgtctcATTTGTATGATCCCAAACTACAgtatctccatttccatttctagcctcTGCTGTGGACTTTACTAATTTAGCTCGGATTTAgatatggaaaatattttttcaaaagagAACAACTTCTAACTTCTTTCTGgcagttttatatatatacaatatgcaATGTAATGGGCCCTTGGTATATGGCTTGACTCTAAGACCTCAATGGatctcaaaatccatggatgctcaagtcccagtcTTTACAAGgatgtaaaatggtgtccctcatataaaatggcaaaatatattCTTTTGTTTGGGTTAAAAAGAATATTTTCCACTCATGAATGTAGAATCCATGGGGAGTGTTGAATGTGTGTATAAAGTTTGAAACTGCTCTGTATACTTCTTCTGCTAACCTAATTTTAATAATTGTCAAAATCGAATGTTATCAgctcattttctttcttctgcaaAAAGTCTATAAAAGTTTTCCAACCTTGGAATATTAAAAACACTTTTAAATGTGCTGCCATATTTTCTCtgcccccttctttctttctatctagtCAAACTTTTGCACTAAAAGTGGGCCTATCTGAGGCTGGAACTATactatttaatgcaatttgacactgcaTTATAAAGTCAATGTAgatccatacaatgcagttcagtgcagttaaacacAGCATTATGTGGGtttacactaggcatgggcaaacgtcagccctcctactggctgttaggaattgtggatgttgaagtccaaaacacccggagggctgaagtttgcccatgtctggtctacaaTGATCATATAATACTGTTCCAAACtgtattggggccgggctgtggcgcagctgttgagcagctgccttaaatcactctgaccatgaggtcatgagttcgaggccagcccgtggcggggtgagcacccgtcaattaaaaataaaaaatagcccctgctcgttgctgacctagcaacccgaaagatagttgcatctatcaagtaggagataaggtaccacttataaagtggggaggcaagattaactaatttacgacctggaatgaggaagtgccgtcagtgtggatgatgaagcagctgctcccccctgtggccagaatcgaacatcccctcagaagaaggttaacttgcctctgcgtgtgtctctcagtctctgtttgatgtgtttatgggcattgaatgtttgccctatgtgtgttatagtGTGATccaccctgggtccccttcggggtgagaagggcggaatataaatactgtaaataaataaataaataaatattacatgacagtgtggatccagcctgagACAGTTCACCAAACAGTTTGACTTGGATGCTAGTGAACACTTCTATAGATATCTTTGAACaggagttggatggccatctttcagaagTGCTTTAGTGGCATATTTCTATATGGCAGTGGGCTCCACTAAAGGATCCTTATGGTTGCTTCCATTCTAAATGATTCTAATATAGAATGAGCAACTTTTATTGGAATTCTGAAAttggaaatactccaaaattgtccgtgtctgtggctgagatagtggcatGTTTATTTTCCagtggttcaatatacacaaatcatttcatgcacatttttaaaaaaatattctatcACACAGACACAAAAATTCCTGTTTCAAATTTCTACCTCTCCACATTTCAGGGCCTCTTCCAATAACTCTTAAGACGCCAGCTGGCTGGTGATTGCTCTTAAGGTCCTCAGGTTGTTCATGTGATTTGCAGTAGTTCTGTTAAAAGATGTTCATCTAGATTCTCAGGAGTAACCGAGTGAAGGTGATAAGTTCAGGACATAATACTATTTTCCAGATGGACATTGAAGTAGTATAAGTTGAGTTTTCGACCCCGCACAGAAGAAGGGGTAGACTTTCTCTCCTAGGAACTCAGCTTGTAATTTGTAAAGCAGATCTCTACTGTCATTAAAGAATGACACCTGGCCACCACTATAGTTCAAAACGACTCTTATTTTCTTGATGTCTTGAACCATATGCGAGGAATAATTAGGAATGTTTATGCCATTCCATGAAGCAGAATAATGTTCAATAGTCCAATAGGACAATCCTTCACGAAACAGACTGTTGTCTTTCCGAGACACAGATTCTCTGGCAACTCCCAGTGCCCAGTTGTGGCCTTTGACTACTTCTACCTCCCACCAGTGGCTTCCAGAGGTGAATCCTTCTCGGCCCAACACACAGGGGTGGGAATCAAATCTTTTCGGGTTGTTTGTCACAGCCCATGTCAAGTTTTGCCACggtatattttttaaatctttagaGATGGCAATTGTATGATGCGCAGTATCTGGATCGAACTTCACATTAGCTACAAAAAAGAAGAATGGTGTGGAATAACAAGGAAAAGAATTTGTTAGCATTGAAGTTGCAGACAGGTACAGGAAGCCTCACTTATCTGCCAGAAAGCAGAATTAGTTGAAAAGTGGAACCCAGTTTTTTTTGTCTTGCAAATGCATTTTGGCTGCCACAAAACTTAAAAAACATTGCAGGCATCCCTCCACATTCCCTGGGGTTAGGGACAGAGGGcccctgcaaaagtgggaaaaccttttttttttacaattcaaGAGAACAACTTTGTAGACTCCTCCAGCAagagtctatggtcaacttcttccaGAAGTAaacatttggaaataaatattggtaAGAAGACTAGTATACACAAATGGAggcatttaaaatatttcctcCAACAGAAAGAAGGCTATAGTCCAGTGTAAAGGAGATGTGATTCATGTCCCATCTGACCTTGGAAGTTAAGCACGGTCAGTtctgtggggatttgtaaaaggcaccatgatgtaatgggttgattGGAAAGGGATGTGTCAGCAGTTGATTGGCTGAGTGttccaggagccagaattctgattggctgctgtctctgacTTGCTGCTGAcagaaacggttttaactgccactttcacctgagAGAGTGAAGAGAGCTCTGActggaaatggctgccaactctctgaagcctgactatttctgaggcaattgaactgaagtaaagttactgttacttgctATACAAgcctgaaaggaaaggaaatttgcATTTGATATACCTATCCCTACAGAGAACTGGGAAAATTACTACTCCCACTTGTTTGGCAGCACAGAACCTACGGAACCTACAGAGACACAGTCACTAGGTAAAGATTTATCAATAAAAGCTCTACCCCTCTGGCCACCAGTAACAGAAGATGAGATCAGATGTTtcataaacaacttgaagacTAATAAAGCCCCAGGGGAAGATTACTTACCTGCTGagctatttaaaacacatctggattGGTGGGCCCCTCTGATAGCAGGCTTATTTACACACATAAATAACATTTGCCAGATCCCAGTTGGATGGAAGATGACAATAGTTGTCCCCGTGCacaaaaaaagggaacaaaatagACACTGGTTCCTACAGGCCAATTAGTCTAATTGATATTGTGGCCAAGATATATGCCAGATATCTCCTAAGCAAGGCTGAgtgctgggaaaaagaaaaacatatcctcACTGAAGAACAGGCTGGCTTCAGGCAGAGTAGATCAACCATTgacaattgctttgttttaaatcatacaattgcaaaatatgtCAGCAGATGGAAACAACTGTATGCTGCCTTTATAGATCTCAGTGCAGCATTTGATACTGTAAATAGAGAGACGTTATGGAAGAAATTAACTGATCTCAATATGGAACCTAGACTGCTGGCACTGATCAAAGCACTTTACACAAACACCTTCCTGAAAGTGCGATTTGGGACCTTCACGTACCTGGGAATCGTTTTTTCTGAGACCGGCTCTTGGCTATCACATCATCAAAGGAGCTCAGTCAGGGCAAGAGCATGTGCAAACCAACTACTTAAATTAACAAAtcacagccaaccaggatctttagacccactcCTTAAAGTATATAATGCGAAGTttacccccatgcttttatatggagctgtagtttggcgtctaaaccaggtaccattattagagcaatcacaatcacagcacctgTGAAGTTTTCTAGGAGTGGACAAAATGACCATAGCTGCTGCAGTAAGAGCAGAACTGGGAGTATATACAGTTGATGGCTTATCCAAAATCAGGGCCTACAGCTACTGGGTAAAActgattgccatggcaaatgatagactaccaaaactgtgcctgttagagcagatagaaaatccACATCAGACCTCctggctagttcatctgacaaaatacattaagaGTTGTGGACTTCCCATTTGGTATACAAATCTtttagaagaactagacccaaaaatagttgctcaacaagtactggatatagaagcccaaaaagacattgctaccctcaATAAAGcgggctcattgaaatggttcagtcgctttaaacatactttccaaacaacCCAATATttgaagacagaaatgcctaaacaccccagggagggtatttaccagagctcgATTTGAGTAGCTGGATACAATGGTCAAAtatggaaggtttaatcaagttccatacaactaacgattttgtatttgtggcacATCCGAGGTGGAGGATATTGCACATGTActgttcacaaaacacactgggacccacatattaaaacaacatttttgttggccagccagaatcctaaaataacacacaaaacagcccttttcctattcaaagtaacacagctgagaactgcatatttggaagcaattggggtaaactgtaaaggtgatgcagatatttgatttggatgggatcttgttaacagcttgtttattttagcttcttttgtaccacgggttgtatgttgtatgtatgtctatgtgttaaatgttttgatacggccgatgggctaatcaataaaacgtgattgatATTGACATTTTGTTACACTGCAGGGCatattttggttcagaaactggtaaagcttctatttatttacatctacaacctccaacaaGTTCTATGTAGTACTTGTATGGGAGATCACCAGTGAATaccctatatttcagaagaagggatTTGCAAAATAATCCTTGCCTAAGACATCTTTCACAAAttcttggggttgccataagtcagtggtttccaacctttctttgaccggggaccactttgaccagggaccactctccaacattagtaccaaaagggttacaaatccgtttttggtcaaccttagatttggtttggttatttggggattaaatagaccacattagctctagtttatgatacagaacatatgccatccactagtcgtcatctgcttgcccacagaaaaccatatttaatcatctagagctgactTTTCCCGCATGTTttgcggaccttattttaggtctcgtggCCCACCAGTGGGtggcggcccacaggttgggaaccattgccataagtttttttttcatgtcaggagcaacttgagtcgcttctggagtgagagaattggccgtctgcaaggacgttgcccaggggacgcccggatgtttttgatgttttttaacattcttgtgggaggcttctctcatggagctggagctgatagagggagctcaaccgcactctcctcaggtgggattcgaacctggcagctttcaggtcagcaacccaaccttcaagtcacttagtccactacgccatctgggggctccattgcCATAAGTAAATGAGTGACTTGAAAGTATATATACACAAAATCACTGAGAGAGATTCAAGCCTCTGCTGATCTTTCTCACTGAAATAGCTGGGACTTTAAAAACACTGAATTTTAGCTGGATTGTGGCAAAAGTTGTTACAGCACACATACTTATCAAACCAAACACTTACCAAATACTGGAGCTCTACAGGATTTATCAAGGATTTTCTCTAGCAACACAGGATCAGCCTTTTTGTCTTTACACTGGGAAGCTTCAAAACAAAAAGGATAACAAGTCAAAAGTCTGATACTACTTTAGAACTCACATGGAGCAAAGGAAATGGTTCCCACATTCCCATATTTGTAACTGGATAAGTAATTTACCtgagaagaggagaagaatcacagccatttttagagCGATGCTTCCCAACAGCAGAATTCCCAGGATGATTTTGCACCAGAGGAAGAGTAAAGGAGCtgtgaaaattaattttaaaaactcagcCGAAACTGGACCAGTGTCTCCTAGAAAAGATCACAGTATTAACACCATTTTTTGTGGAGTTTTTTTTGGAAAAGGCGCTCATAACAACGGGAGAAACAGAGATGTTGAAACAAATACCTCAAGCATCCCCACCACCATAGTGGATTCTGTGGGTCAAGGGAAGTAATACAATCACTGTTGCAGATTCCTTATCCAAGATActtgggtattttggatttttaaaatatctattatacatacacagacatatatatatatgtgtgtgtgtgtgtgtgtgtataatgagatgtcttggaacTGAGACCCAGTTTTAAGCaagaaattcatttttgttttatataatCTTATGCACATAATCTGAAAGTCATTTTATACAACGTGAAACAAAAATTGTGTGCAATGAACCATCGGAAAACAAAGGTGTCCCTATCTCAAAATTTTCCGTATTGCTTTCCATGGAGTACTTTTGGTgcactttgaattttggaattctgaaattctGAATAAGGGTTGCTCAACCTGCAATCCATTTTCTCTGCCAGAGAAGCTGTCACAAGTAGTGAAAGATACTTGCCCCACTACACCAACCACAGTGCTAtgatataactgccatggcttcattcTCTGGGCTTTAACAATTGGAGAAGCAGTAGAACTCACTGAGTGAAAATTCTAAACCTCTCCAAAAGTTACAAATGGCAGGATGGAACCACATTAGGAAAAACACACTCATAGCACTATAGCTATCAGTGTGAAAGGGTGTCTGGTCTCAATACTCCAAGGCAGGGGTGTCCAagagccagttcatggtccctcagcctTTTGagaggccagactatagtttggaaaaaaacaaacccatGAACACGTTCATATGGACACTGCatatgccttatttgtagtgcaatttttttaaaaatgaaagaacaatacaatatatagtaCAAAGAacaatttgggtttttttgttggaaggtgttttcATTGGCCCACAAATCCAAGATGTGATGAAGGATAGCCACTTTGATGGTCTTCTATAGAGTGCAGAACATGTTGTATGGACAGCCTTAAAGAATAGAAATAGCAAGTGGAATCCATCTATCTTCGGTGAATATCGTTGGACTCATTTTGGAAGCCTTGGAAAGTGATTACAAATGAAAATCTGTGGCAaaacatttttagttttgtttcctgATGACACCATTACTGTGTCTGggtgagcacacagaagactgggtgacttggaaggcactgaacagactgcacttggcaccatgagatgcagagcccacctaaagaaatgaggctacaaagtggagtccatgacatgctagtgtggagaagagcaaaccacaggccacctattacaatgcagcctgaaccctgccacatacacaatggaggtattttaaggcacccataaggaaatgccataaAAATGCCATTGATTCAACCAAGGAGGAAAGCTCTTTGGTAGGGAGATGACGCGTCAGACAGCCATATATACCTCTTTCTCTGTATAATTGTCTGTCCTGTCAGTGtgtaaacagcattgaatgtttgccacatatgtatgttctgtgatctgccctgagtccccttcggggtgagaagagcagaatataaatactgtaaataaataaataaatagttgtgttCAGCATGTTAAAATCTACTTAGTCCACCCAAAATTGTGGAGGAAACAAAACATTCCCAAAAAATTGTTGACTAGAGTAATCAGGGCGAAAGGACGCATGAAGccaccatctctctttctctcctcctggggAGATCAATTTTTCCGGGGCCCTGATCcccaagaagaaaggaaggaaggaaggagggagggagggagggagggaggaggtcaAGGAagtgagagaggaaggaaagaaataaagaagcaagggagggagagaggcctggagagagagagggccagtggaaatttgaacaggggTCACATTTAACCCCCAGACTGGATTTTGGACATGGCTGTCCCAAGCATTTTGTCACACTCTTGCTCTTGCAAATGATAGATATTCAGGTGGGACTGAATATCAAACTGTAGCATAGTCACAGATGAAGTCCTATTGTGGTTGCTGAACACTGCTTACTGCTAGTtacatttttaattaatatttttatttataccccacttttttctccaaacggaaactcaaagtggcttatagtaaaacaaatacaatacaatttaaaatccaaaaaacatacaaacatttaaatagaattaaatattaatggtattaaaaataaacagctaAAATGCtcaaaaccagtggttctcaacctgtgggtccccaggtgttttgacctacaactcccagaaatcccagccagtttgccagctgttaggatttctgggagttgaaggccaaaacatctggggacaatgGAAATGCCTACCAGATctgactgagaaccactgctcaaaaCCAAGAAGGCCCTCACTTGTGTCCCTACCGCCTGAGGTTGCAATGGACATGGGACTGAGAAAAGAGCCTCTCCTGAAAATCTTAGGACTCAGACAGGTACAAGGAGATGCAattagccaaatagcctggacctgagctgtaTAGAGATTTAAAGGTCATAAACatcactggcagccagtggagctgttgcaacaggagATTTGTCAGCTCCCTGAAGtcagctccagtgagcaatctggttgCAGCTCCTTGgagcagctgaagtttctgaacactttttgaaggcagctccacatagagtgtgttatagtaatccagacaggatgtaactgaAGCATGTACTAAGGATTAATCATAAGCCTGTAAGTAGGAACAGAGAGgaaaaactctgttttgtatatcAGGAGTGGGCAAAATGTAGTTCTACAGATGTTATTGAATTGCCTCTCCCATTAGCTTGAGCTGATAGAACAGAATAGCTGATGGAGAAGAATACGAAGAACTGTAGTCCAAGGGCCCATCTACATTACCAGAAaatgcatccaaatgatgcccttGGCCAATGTGGGACAACCTGGGGTAAGCCGTTTAATTTGGTTTACACTTGGGTTAAAaatacctgcaaagatctggattTTTCTTAAAAGTCCAGATCTTTGCGGGTATGGGGACTGCCCCTGGGATCATCATTCATGATCCCAGGCAACATCCCCAGATCTATCCCACACTCCCGAGGCTTAGGAAGTGGGTGACAGTGTTTCCTTGCACCCCATTTAATGCCCCCAAATGGCAGAAACAGCTTCCTTGCTATTCCTGGGTGCTTCTTTTATCTCCATTGTGCTCAGAAATGACAGGGCATTGCTTTGGAGAGGGGAATGGGGATTCCTGCCCACGCTAAGAGCACTTTGGCACAGGTGAGTGTATGGCCATCCCCTCCCCATTAAGAGGCAGGACTTTCCCACAcgtgtatatacattttaaaaaacattcacaagtataataaaataaaatagaaaaaataaaatgaccCCATAAAACTTTTTACGGGGTCATTTtactttttctattttattttattataaaatgacCGCATaaaacaggagcctccggtggcctaggggataaaagcctcatgacttgagggttgggttgttgacctgaaagctgccaggttcgaatcccacccggggagagcgtggatgagctccctctctcagctccagctccatgcagggacatgagaagcctcccacaaggatggtaaaacatcaaaacatccgggcatccctgggcaacgtccttgcagacggccaattttctcactctagaagcaactccggttgctcctgacacacacacacacacacaaacccataaAAACCCATAAAAAGCTCTCCTCCCTAAGCTAATGCATAGTAAGAGTTCCTGAGCTCACTCCATCTAAACTCACAAGGAGCAGAACATGAAGAATAGTACCTTGAGGTGTGCCAGCTTCATTTTTGCTTCTCTCAGGATCAAGTTCTTGTCTGCTTCCATTTTGGTCCATCTTTATACTCAAACAATTAATAGCAGAATGTTAACAAAACCTCAAGGGGGTTGAACATATACAATCTTAAAAAAATGAGAAGTGAATGTTTTGCAAGCCTGGTACGCATGTTTCATGTGTAGtagcttctatgattctatgtttcctaAGAAATATTTCACAGATACTAAAAGATGAtgattttcgtgtcaggagcaacttgagaaactgcatgtcacttctgatgtgagagaattggccgttgcccaggggatgcccggatgttttgatgttttaccatccttgtgggaggctctctcatgtccctgcatggagctggagctgacagagggagttcaccctgctctccctggattcaaagctCTGACCTGTTGGacaacagtcctgccggcacattaTGCCACTGGGAGTTCCTTAAGCAGGGTACCTGGGTTTGTTCTATTAAAAATTAAGGGTTTGCATCCAGGATGGAGAACATATAGGTCTGAGATACATCTTTACATCACTTCATGGACGCTTGCAAGACTTATACTATCTGCCTtccatatccacaaattcaactaCCCACATCtctcacatatatatacagtagaatctcacttattcaagctaaacgggccagcagaagcttggataaacgaatatcttggataataaggagggattaaggaaataataataataataataataataataataataataataataataaaactttatttataccccgccaccatctccccaatggggactcggggcggcttacatggggccatgcccaagacaatacaataaaccataacataatacaattaaataatacattacataaaataaacagtatgtcaggacccaggctgcagagcaccaataaccaaacacagaggccagaatctatctaatatctttattgtagaaatatataaa
Protein-coding sequences here:
- the LOC103281627 gene encoding butyrophilin subfamily 2 member A1-like, with protein sequence MAVILLLFSASQCKDKKADPVLLEKILDKSCRAPVFANVKFDPDTAHHTIAISKDLKNIPWQNLTWAVTNNPKRFDSHPCVLGREGFTSGSHWWEVEVVKGHNWALGVARESVSRKDNSLFREGLSYWTIEHYSASWNGINIPNYSSHMVQDIKKIRVVLNYSGGQVSFFNDSRDLLYKLQAEFLGEKVYPFFCAGSKTQLILLQCPSGK